One part of the Aurantibacillus circumpalustris genome encodes these proteins:
- the rfbB gene encoding dTDP-glucose 4,6-dehydratase, with amino-acid sequence MKILITGGAGFIGSHVVRLFVTKYPNYTIHNLDKLTYAGNLANLTDIENKPNYKFVKGDIVDAAFINDLFNKEKYNAVIHLAAESHVDRSITNPLEFVMTNVIGTVNLLNAAKELYKNDPTKFTKFYHVSTDEVYGALGETGMFTEETSYDPHSPYSASKASSDHFVRAYHDTYGLPVVISNCSNNYGPNHFPEKLIPLCIHNIKMNKPLPIYGKGENVRDWLFVEDHATAIDTVYHKAKLGSTYNIGGHNEWTNIDVIRLLCKVMDKKLGRPEGTNEKLITFVKDRAGHDLRYAIDATKLKNDLGWVPSVTFEQGLDRTVDWYLNNSEWLDNVTSGNYTHYYEEQYTKR; translated from the coding sequence ATGAAAATTTTAATCACCGGTGGGGCAGGATTTATTGGATCGCATGTAGTGCGTTTATTTGTTACCAAATACCCAAATTATACCATTCACAATTTAGACAAGCTTACCTACGCAGGTAATCTGGCTAACCTTACTGATATTGAGAATAAACCAAATTACAAGTTTGTAAAAGGAGATATTGTTGACGCTGCTTTTATTAATGACCTTTTTAACAAAGAAAAATACAATGCAGTAATTCACCTTGCTGCTGAAAGTCATGTAGACAGAAGTATCACCAACCCTTTGGAGTTTGTGATGACTAATGTTATTGGCACAGTGAATCTGTTAAATGCAGCCAAAGAACTGTATAAAAATGATCCAACAAAATTCACTAAGTTTTATCATGTAAGTACCGATGAAGTTTACGGAGCGCTTGGAGAAACCGGTATGTTTACCGAAGAAACTTCTTACGATCCGCATAGCCCCTACTCTGCTTCTAAAGCCAGCAGCGATCATTTTGTCCGTGCCTACCATGACACTTATGGTTTACCTGTTGTTATTTCTAACTGCAGCAATAACTATGGTCCAAATCATTTTCCTGAAAAATTAATTCCACTGTGCATTCACAATATTAAAATGAATAAACCTTTACCAATTTATGGAAAAGGCGAAAACGTGCGCGATTGGCTCTTTGTAGAAGATCATGCTACTGCTATTGATACTGTTTATCACAAAGCAAAGCTTGGAAGTACCTATAACATTGGTGGTCACAACGAATGGACAAACATTGATGTAATTCGTTTATTGTGCAAAGTAATGGATAAAAAGTTAGGTCGCCCGGAAGGCACCAACGAAAAGCTCATCACCTTTGTGAAAGACCGTGCGGGCCATGATTTGCGTTACGCGATTGATGCGACTAAATTAAAAAATGATCTAGGCTGGGTTCCCTCGGTTACCTTCGAACAAGGTTTAGATCGCACTGTTGATTGGTATTTGAATAATAGCGAATGGTTAGATAATGTGACTTCGGGTAACTACACGCATTACTACGAAGAGCAGTATACTAAGCGATAA